One window of the Salvia miltiorrhiza cultivar Shanhuang (shh) chromosome 6, IMPLAD_Smil_shh, whole genome shotgun sequence genome contains the following:
- the LOC130987664 gene encoding protein SUPPRESSOR OF MAX2 1-like, with translation MRAGLSTIQQTLTPEASAILSQSIAEARRRNHGQTTPLHVAAALLSSPSGYLRQACIRSHPNSSHPLQCRALELCFSVALERLPTAQKAAAEPPISNALMAALKRAQAHQRRGCPEQQQQPLLAVKVELDQLIVSILDDPSVSRVMREASFSSPAVKSAVEHSSAAASLNYAPPALFANPPPLSHNRNAYLNPRLQPPPPEAAKVVEIMRRSKKRNPILVGDSEPAAVVRDLLRKVESHDEIFKSVSVVSMEKGISMEELGGLIEGRVRSGGVILDLGDLRWVVEQQAAAEAVAEMAKLVARFRGDGSKLWLIGTATCETYLRCQVYHSTMENDWDLQPLPMALRSTPFPRFGGERFLSIPVEGVPPVGRRVSESSDPSERAPCCPRCSENYDKEAAKLRTLHSSFSEASPEASLPLWLQNAKLNTNQSKQRIQELHKKWRDICLHLHPNFHHNSHPCRPLPPTLSTASLHSRNLLTRPRSHLPLPGQLSTDQPTHSPPGSPVRTELVLGRKGAVCEDQARDLLGCVSSQPRAKLLDKFASPLDADTYKKLLKGLMERAWWQAEAASTVASAIACCKSGNGRRRGAASRGDIWLLFTGPDRAGKKKMASVIAEQICGYTPIMMCLGTRRDDEEPEANFRGRTAVDRVAEVVRRNPFSVIVLQDIDEADALVLGSIKRAVERGRIADSHGREVGLGNAVFILTGDWSATSAEALRDGRFVDEKKLAAVAGGGWRLGLVVREKTGKRRASWLGGDDGDGRPLKPHREAAPCGLSLDLNLAAGDVEDDRTDGSHNSSDLTIDHEEELSQVSHHCSVTSVPQDLLNNVDESVVFKAVDSAFARTEIKKAIATKFSMTVDENLSLEIEDDVLDKILGGLWHDRTSLQEWIEKVLEPSFDRLKPRVPSAGVVRLVAESDSGSRGRGRNGGDWLPSSILV, from the exons ATGAGGGCCGGATTGAGCACGATTCAGCAGACGCTGACGCCGGAGGCGTCGGCCATCCTGAGCCAGTCCATCGCGGAGGCGCGCCGCCGCAACCACGGGCAGACGACGCCGCTGCACGTGGCGGCGGCGCTGCTGTCGTCGCCGTCGGGGTACCTCCGGCAGGCCTGCATCCGGTCCCACCCGAACTCGAGCCACCCGCTGCAGTGCCGCGCGCTGGAGCTCTGCTTCAGCGTGGCCCTCGAGCGCCTCCCCACGGCGcagaaggcggcggcggagccGCCCATCTCCAACGCGCTGATGGCGGCGCTGAAGCGCGCGCAGGCCCACCAGCGGCGGGGGTGccccgagcagcagcagcagcccctccTCGCCGTGAAGGTCGAGCTCGACCAGCTCATCGTCTCCATCCTCGACGACCCCAGCGTCAGCCGCGTCATGAGGGAGGCCAGCTTCTCCAGCCCCGCCGTCAAATCCGCCGTCGAGcactcctccgccgccgcctccctcaacTACGCGCCGCCCGCCCTGTTTGCTAATCCGCCCCCGCTATCCCACAATCGGAACGCGTATCTAAACCCCCGCctgcagccgccgccgccggaggcGGCCAAGGTGGTGGAGATCATGCGGCGGAGCAAGAAAAGGAACCCAATTCTCGTCGGGGATTCGGAGCCGGCGGCGGTGGTGAGGGACTTGCTGAGGAAGGTAGAGAGTCATGATGAGATTTTCAAGAGTGTTAGTGTGGTTTCCATGGAGAAGGGGATTTCAATGGAGGAGTTGGGAGGGTTGATTGAGGGTAGGGTTAGGAGTGGAGGTGTGATTCTTGATTTGGGTGATCTCAGGTGGGTGGTGGAGCAGCAGGCTGCGGCGGAGGCGGTGGCGGAAATGGCCAAGTTGGTGGCAAGATTTAGGGGAGATGGGAGTAAGCTTTGGTTGATTGGGACTGCAACTTGTGAGACTTATTTGAGGTGCCAAGTCTATCATTCTACCATGGAGAATGATTGGGATCTTCAACCTTTGCCTATGGCTTTGAGATCAACCCCTTTTCCTAG GTTTGGAGGTGAGAGATTTTTGAGCATTCCGGTGGAGGGTGTTCCTCCGGTAGGTAGACGCGTATCTGAGAGCTCCGATCCATCGGAACGAGCCCCCTGCTGCCCTCGGTGTTCCGAAAACTACGACAAGGAGGCAGCCAAGCTCAGGACGCTTCACAGCTCATTCTCCGAAGCTTCACCGGAAGCATCTCTGCCACTATGGTTGCAAAATGCCAAACTCAATACTAATCAA TCCAAGCAGAGGATTCAAGAATTGCACAAGAAATGGAGGGATATATGTTTGCATCTTCATCCCAACTTCCATCACAATAGCCATCCTTGCAGACCACTTCCACCAACGCTCTCTACGGCGAGCTTGCATAGCCGGAACCTCCTCACACGGCCGAGATCCCACCTTCCGTTGCCCGGCCAGCTCAGCACCGATCAACCCACTCATAGCCCTCCGGGGAGTCCTGTGAGGACCGAGCTTGTTCTTGGCCGGAAAGGGGCTGTCTGTGAAGATCAAGCTAGGGACTTATTGGGGTGCGTCTCGTCCCAACCACGGGCGAAGCTGCTCGACAAATTTGCTAGCCCTTTGGATGCTGATACGTACAAGAAGCTGCTCAAGGGCCTCATGGAGAGAGCCTGGTGGCAGGCAGAGGCTGCATCCACGGTGGCCTCGGCCATCGCGTGTTGCAAATCAGGCAATGGGAGGCGTCGAGGCGCTGCCTCGAGAGGGGATATATGGCTGTTGTTCACAGGCCCTGATAGAGCTGGGAAGAAGAAGATGGCATCGGTGATTGCTGAGCAGATTTGTGGGTATACTCCTATAATGATGTGTCTCGGCACGCGTCGCGATGATGAAGAGCCGGAGGCCAACTTCCGAGGCAGAACAGCCGTTGATCGCGTCGCAGAGGTGGTCCGGAGGAATCCATTCTCGGTGATCGTGCTTCAAGACATCGACGAGGCAGACGCGCTGGTCTTGGGGAGCATCAAACGGGCCGTTGAGAGGGGCCGGATCGCTGATTCCCACGGCCGTGAGGTCGGCCTTGGCAACGCCGTCTTCATCCTCACCGGTGATTGGTCAGCAACGAGTGCTGAAGCTTTGAGAGATGGTAGATTTGTGGATGAAAAGAAGCTTGCCGCCGTAGCCGGTGGCGGTTGGCGGTTAGGGCTTGTCGTGAGGGAGAAAACCGGGAAACGCCGTGCTAGTTGGTTGGGGGGTGACGATGGTGATGGTAGGCCGTTGAAGCCGCACAGAGAGGCCGCCCCGTGTGGCCTCTCGTTGGACTTGAATCTCGCGGCCGGAGACGTGGAGGATGACCGGACGGACGGCTCTCACAACTCGAGCGACCTCACTATTGATCACGAGGAGGAGTTGAGCCAAGTTAGCCACCATTGCTCTGTCACATCGGTTCCACAAGACCTTCTCAACAATGTGGACGAGTCCGTCGTGTTCAAGGCCGTCGACTCGGCCTTTGCTCGGACGGAGATCAAGAAGGCGATCGCCACGAAGTTCTCGATGACGGTGGATGAAAACTTGTCCCTAGAGATAGAAGATGATGTGCTAGACAAGATCCTAGGAGGCCTATGGCATGATAGGACCAGCTTGCAGGAATGGATTGAGAAAGTTCTAGAACCGAGCTTCGACCGGCTCAAGCCCCGCGTGCCGTCGGCCGGCGTGGTCCGGCTCGTGGCCGAATCGGACTCCGGGAGCCGGGGCCGGGGCAGGAACGGCGGAGATTGGTTGCCTAGTAGCATCTTAGTTTGA
- the LOC130987665 gene encoding uncharacterized protein LOC130987665 isoform X2, whose amino-acid sequence MGGGVKSQWLALSITFALATLSASTAISLYLWRKKSKPDCPNDEKIHELEASLKCALDKCAAERRGRTRAQKALREALSKSSYDKVESTSYPMAPIGVVRSCFSTRNGTPRQPLLVPLAKASLMFDPARVPQASLEGLEGYSHCWIIYVFHLNTDIEKLWKHPSQSKFKAKVRVPRLKGERIGVFATRSPHRPCPIGLTVAKLEAVHQHTVLLSGVDLVDGTPVLDIKPYLPYCDSIHGAIVPDWVKVDNVLAIASVNFSKGFSSSLADCWLLVEKKSLYSSPDEFQSLIRQVLSWDIRSVSQRSHPVKTKGGRGDDDAEDTIGGESWQDEEACESGGEQNSSNAVYHLILEGLDVSYAIDSDANVVVEKVTFPSRLPSASAVAEF is encoded by the exons ATGGGCGGCGGCGTGAAATCGCAATGGCTCGCGCTCTCAATCACTTTCGCATTGGCTACTCTGTCTGCTTCCACCGCCATCTCCC TTTATTTATGGAGGAAGAAATCGAAGCCGGATTGTCCAAACGACGAGAAAATCCATGAGCTTGAAGCCTCCTTAAAGTGCGCTCTGGACAAGTGCGCAGCTGAAAGACGAGGCCGCACTAGGGCTCAGAAG GCTTTGAGGGAGGCATTGAGCAAGTCCAGTTATGACAAGGTTGAATCTACTTCATATCCCATGGCACCTATTGGAGTAGTCCGCTCGTGTTTCTCTACACG GAATGGAACTCCAAGACAGCCTTTGCTTGTACCTCTAGCAAAAGCTTCCTTGATGTTTGATCCTGCTCGGGTTCCTCAAGCATCTCTCGAAGGCCTTGAAGGGTATTCTCACTGCTGGATTATCTACGTGTTTCATCTAAATACAGATATTGAAAAGCTATGGAAGCATCCATCTCAGTCAAAATTTAAAGCAAAG GTAAGAGTGCCTAGGCTGAAAGGTGAAAGAATTGGAGTCTTTGCTACGCGTTCTCCTCATCGCCCATGCCCGATTGGATTAACTGTGGCAAAG CTTGAGGCCGTACATCAGCACACGGTGTTACTCTCTGGAGTGGATCTGGTTGATGGTACC CCTGTCCTGGACATCAAACCTTATTTGCCATACTGTGACAGTATTCATGGAGCAATAGTTCCTGACTGGGTGAAG GTGGACAATGTGCTAGCAATAGCTTCTGTAAACTTCTCCAAAGGCTTTTCATCTAGTCTTGCAGATTGTTGGTTACTGGTG GAAAAGAAGTCGCTATATTCTTCTCCAGACGAATTCCAGTCGTTGATAAGGCAGGTGCTCTCGTGGGACATAAGATCAGTGTCCCAACGAAGCCATCCGGTTAAGACAAAGGGCGGAAGAGGTGACGATGATGCTGAAGATACCATCGGTGGTGAGAGTTGGCAAGACGAGGAAGCTTGTGAGAGTGGAGGTGAGCAAAATTCGAGCAATGCGGTTTATCACCTTATATTGGAGGGCCTCGACGTTTCATACGCAATCGATTCCGATGCTAACGTGGTCGTCGAGAAGGTTACCTTTCCATCTCGCTTGCCAAGTGCAAGCGCTGTTGCAGAATTCTAG
- the LOC130987665 gene encoding uncharacterized protein LOC130987665 isoform X1, translated as MGGGVKSQWLALSITFALATLSASTAISLYLWRKKSKPDCPNDEKIHELEASLKCALDKCAAERRGRTRAQKALREALSKSSYDKVESTSYPMAPIGVVRSCFSTRNGTPRQPLLVPLAKASLMFDPARVPQASLEGLEGYSHCWIIYVFHLNTDIEKLWKHPSQSKFKAKVRVPRLKGERIGVFATRSPHRPCPIGLTVAKLEAVHQHTVLLSGVDLVDGTPVLDIKPYLPYCDSIHGAIVPDWVKVDNVLAIASVNFSKGFSSSLADCWLLVILQEKKSLYSSPDEFQSLIRQVLSWDIRSVSQRSHPVKTKGGRGDDDAEDTIGGESWQDEEACESGGEQNSSNAVYHLILEGLDVSYAIDSDANVVVEKVTFPSRLPSASAVAEF; from the exons ATGGGCGGCGGCGTGAAATCGCAATGGCTCGCGCTCTCAATCACTTTCGCATTGGCTACTCTGTCTGCTTCCACCGCCATCTCCC TTTATTTATGGAGGAAGAAATCGAAGCCGGATTGTCCAAACGACGAGAAAATCCATGAGCTTGAAGCCTCCTTAAAGTGCGCTCTGGACAAGTGCGCAGCTGAAAGACGAGGCCGCACTAGGGCTCAGAAG GCTTTGAGGGAGGCATTGAGCAAGTCCAGTTATGACAAGGTTGAATCTACTTCATATCCCATGGCACCTATTGGAGTAGTCCGCTCGTGTTTCTCTACACG GAATGGAACTCCAAGACAGCCTTTGCTTGTACCTCTAGCAAAAGCTTCCTTGATGTTTGATCCTGCTCGGGTTCCTCAAGCATCTCTCGAAGGCCTTGAAGGGTATTCTCACTGCTGGATTATCTACGTGTTTCATCTAAATACAGATATTGAAAAGCTATGGAAGCATCCATCTCAGTCAAAATTTAAAGCAAAG GTAAGAGTGCCTAGGCTGAAAGGTGAAAGAATTGGAGTCTTTGCTACGCGTTCTCCTCATCGCCCATGCCCGATTGGATTAACTGTGGCAAAG CTTGAGGCCGTACATCAGCACACGGTGTTACTCTCTGGAGTGGATCTGGTTGATGGTACC CCTGTCCTGGACATCAAACCTTATTTGCCATACTGTGACAGTATTCATGGAGCAATAGTTCCTGACTGGGTGAAG GTGGACAATGTGCTAGCAATAGCTTCTGTAAACTTCTCCAAAGGCTTTTCATCTAGTCTTGCAGATTGTTGGTTACTGGTG ATTTTGCAGGAAAAGAAGTCGCTATATTCTTCTCCAGACGAATTCCAGTCGTTGATAAGGCAGGTGCTCTCGTGGGACATAAGATCAGTGTCCCAACGAAGCCATCCGGTTAAGACAAAGGGCGGAAGAGGTGACGATGATGCTGAAGATACCATCGGTGGTGAGAGTTGGCAAGACGAGGAAGCTTGTGAGAGTGGAGGTGAGCAAAATTCGAGCAATGCGGTTTATCACCTTATATTGGAGGGCCTCGACGTTTCATACGCAATCGATTCCGATGCTAACGTGGTCGTCGAGAAGGTTACCTTTCCATCTCGCTTGCCAAGTGCAAGCGCTGTTGCAGAATTCTAG